The genomic stretch TGGCACCACaagcaatttcattttataCGCAGGTCCCCTCTGCAGTGGGACCCTGTGTCACCTTGTTTCTCATACTCTGTCTCCTTCCCCTTTCAGGCAGCAACTGAGCCAGATGCTGACAGACGGGCGTATGCAGGTGAGGAGCAGAGACTGCACCCTGGTGTGCGTGGGGTGCCCCGCTCCCTGTGGCCTCCTGACGTGGATGTGCAATGTGGCCTGGTGAGGAAATATGGCTTCAGTTCCCATCATTGGAACGAGCTGCCTGGAGTGGCCACAAGAGTCACTGACCCTCCTGGCAAGGTGCTGGAGGGTTGCAGAACCCACATGGGGCCTGAGGGAGCTCCTGTATGGCAGCCAGTGGGGAGGGTGAAGGGTGGGAAAGGGGCCCTGTGGGTTGGATGCTGGTGTAATGCTTGCAGTCAGTGCTAACATGGCAGTAGCAGATGTGTGTGGCATTGATGCCTCTGCTCTGATCCCTGCAGTGTGGGTGTCTGAGGTCATGCTCCAGCAGACGCAGGTGGCTACAGTGATCGACTACTACAACCGCTGGATGCAGGTAACTGCTCCCCTACAGAGTCCTGTGCCCGCAGGCTGCCCCTTTGTGCACTTACCCGCTTGCTGTGGCAGATCCCCGGCTGCAGAGCATGGCTCTGCTTGTCCCTGACTTGTCTCCCTATAATGCAGAAGTGGCCAACGCTGCAGGCTCTGGCGCAGGCATCCCTGGAGGTGAGCACTGCCAGGACCGGGTGTTCTCCATGCCCTTGTGGCTCTTCCTAACACTGCACTGTGTctcctggagcaggaggtgAACGAGCTGTGGGCTGGACTTGGCTACTACTCGAGAGGGAAGCGTCTGCAGGAGGCAGCGAGGAAGGTGCCctggtgctggggtggggggggcatcTGTGGTCCCTGTATTGGTGCTGGCTCACAGCTGCCCTGTGTCACTGGGGCTGTGTGCGGCTGGCACAAGCCTACAGAGGCTGGGATCCTGTCTTACTGCAGGGAAAGGGGGTCGCACCCACACCCCCGGCTGCTCCCCTGACCTCGTGCCCTCTCTGCCAGGTGGTGTCTGAGCTGGCCGGTCGGATGCCCAGGACAGCTGAGGacctgcagaagctgctgccaggagtgGGCCGGTACACGGCAGCAGCCATCGCATCCATCTCGTACGGGCAGGTGAGAGCTGGACATCAGTGGACCCGTGTCCCCTCCCTGCCAGccaggccctgctgctgggtctCGCAAAGCAGGGGTTCCCCAGGGCCTTGTGtgctccctctgccccaggagcaccccagctccctgccttgCCGGCATGGTAATCCCTGCTCATTGTCCCAGGCTGCTGGTGTTGTGGATGGGAACGTGATCCGGGTCCTGTGCAGGCTGCGGTGCATTGGTGCTGACTCCAGCAGCCCGGCTGTCATTGACCAGCTCTGGTAAggggaatgctccatccctgctccaagCTTTGTCTGTGGTTGTTGGTGGccgggggcaggatcacttGGGAGCCCTGGGCAGCTGAGCCTGCAAAGGGAGAGATCCATGGGGTGTGGGAGCTCTTGGGAAGCAGATGCTGCTGGGAATGGTGGAGAAAGGAGCTGTGTTGCTTGTGCCTGCCTGGGATAGAGCATCCCCCTGACAGGCAGGAGGCAGGCAAAGGTCTTGGGccctctccctgcagagcccCGCATTGCTCACTGCCGTTTCTTCCAGGGACATGGCCAATGCCCTGGTAGACAGGAGCCGCCCGGGGGATTTCAACCAAGCCCTGATGGAGCTGGGAGCAACTGTGTGTGTGCCCAGGGCCCCGCTGTGCGGGGAGTGCCCTGTGAAACAGCACTGCCGGGCACGGCTCAGGGCAAGTATGGCCGCAAAAGCAGGCCTTAAGGGGTCACCGTGCATGGGGACAGGGTGGGCTGGTGGACGAGCCTGTCCTTACCCCTGCCCCTTCCTCGCAGGTGGAGAAGGAGCTGGCCTCCGCCTCCCAGAAGCTGCTTGGAAAAGCCACCCCGGTGCCTGATGTTGAGGACTGTGGTAAGCGCCTGGGGAGACCCCTGATGTAGCTCCGGGGCTGAGCCCTGTGGCAAGCGTTACCTGCGTGTTTGCAGGTGCTGGGGGCTGCCCCCTGTGCCCCCCCGCCGCAGAGCCGTGGGACAGCAGCCTGGGGGTCACCAACTTCCCCCGGAAAGCAGCCAAGAAGCAGCCGCGGGTGGCGCGAGCGGCCACGTGCGTGCTGGAGCGGAGGGGCTGCCACGGGGCCCCCCAGTACCTCATCGTGCAGAGACCCAGCTCAGGTGAGGGGGCCGGGCGGCAGGGGGACGAAGGCCTCGCGCTGCCCCTTCCCACCTGCGTGGGGGGCAGAGCAGCCTGGGGGAGGGATGCACCAGTGACGTCCatgctgctgggatggggaaaggagtccctgcaggctgtgctggggctcgGCGTCCCCACGTGTGCCCTTTGCCATCTCACATCCCTGCCGTGCACCCTCTGCAGGTCTCCTGGCCGGGCTGTGGGAGTTCCCAAGTCTCCCACTGGCTCAGGATCTGCgggaggagaagcagagggaggcactggcagagcacCTCCAGGCCTGGATAGGGCAGCCTGTGGTGGCTGGAGACCTGCAGCTCGTCGGAGAGGTGGGCCTGGAGCTGGATGGATGCAGTGCGAGTCCCCCGTGCTCAGCCGTGGGGGATTTAGCATGGGGGGGAGAGGGTCCCCCCCTTCCCTGTTGGCATTCCTCCTGAGTCCTGCCCCACTCCTCAGAGCCTTGGCAGACCTCGTGCACTTGTGGGGGAGCTGTGCAGTGCatcctctgctgcctgctgcccttTGCGTACGTCTTCCCATCCCCTCACAGGTCGTCCACATCTTCTC from Lathamus discolor isolate bLatDis1 chromosome 3, bLatDis1.hap1, whole genome shotgun sequence encodes the following:
- the MUTYH gene encoding adenine DNA glycosylase isoform X2, with the translated sequence MSPLRAAAAAAGGLRGSGPRAAPPARRSRKGAAPRKAAPAAAPPASRHLFSDPAETETLRRNLLAWYDSCKRDLPWRTRAATEPDADRRAYAVWVSEVMLQQTQVATVIDYYNRWMQIPGCRAWLCLSLTCLPIMQKWPTLQALAQASLEEVNELWAGLGYYSRGKRLQEAARKVVSELAGRMPRTAEDLQKLLPGVGRYTAAAIASISYGQAAGVVDGNVIRVLCRLRCIGADSSSPAVIDQLWDMANALVDRSRPGDFNQALMELGATVCVPRAPLCGECPVKQHCRARLRVEKELASASQKLLGKATPVPDVEDCGAGGCPLCPPAAEPWDSSLGVTNFPRKAAKKQPRVARAATCVLERRGCHGAPQYLIVQRPSSGLLAGLWEFPSLPLAQDLREEKQREALAEHLQAWIGQPVVAGDLQLVGETYVVYSLSLDGDVTLEPASCPSRWVTEEEFRASAVSTAMKKVLKACEKGSSPGQGSKRKRGAKAQGTGSPGPGTQLSLRAFLRPPTAP
- the MUTYH gene encoding adenine DNA glycosylase isoform X1, coding for MSPLRAAAAAAGGLRGSGPRAAPPARRSRKGAAPRKAAPAAAPPASRHLFSDPAETETLRRNLLAWYDSCKRDLPWRTRAATEPDADRRAYAVWVSEVMLQQTQVATVIDYYNRWMQIPGCRAWLCLSLTCLPIMQKWPTLQALAQASLEEVNELWAGLGYYSRGKRLQEAARKVVSELAGRMPRTAEDLQKLLPGVGRYTAAAIASISYGQAAGVVDGNVIRVLCRLRCIGADSSSPAVIDQLWDMANALVDRSRPGDFNQALMELGATVCVPRAPLCGECPVKQHCRARLRVEKELASASQKLLGKATPVPDVEDCGAGGCPLCPPAAEPWDSSLGVTNFPRKAAKKQPRVARAATCVLERRGCHGAPQYLIVQRPSSGLLAGLWEFPSLPLAQDLREEKQREALAEHLQAWIGQPVVAGDLQLVGEVVHIFSHIHQTYVVYSLSLDGDVTLEPASCPSRWVTEEEFRASAVSTAMKKVLKACEKGSSPGQGSKRKRGAKAQGTGSPGPGTQLSLRAFLRPPTAP
- the MUTYH gene encoding adenine DNA glycosylase isoform X4, encoding MSPLRAAAAAAGGLRGSGPRAAPPARRSRKGAAPRKAAPAAAPPASRHLFSDPAETETLRRNLLAWYDSCKRDLPWRTRAATEPDADRRAYAVWVSEVMLQQTQVATVIDYYNRWMQIPGCRAWLCLSLTCLPIMQKWPTLQALAQASLEEVNELWAGLGYYSRGKRLQEAARKVVSELAGRMPRTAEDLQKLLPGVGRYTAAAIASISYGQAAGVVDGNVIRVLCRLRCIGADSSSPAVIDQLWDMANALVDRSRPGDFNQALMELGATVCVPRAPLCGECPVKQHCRARLRVEKELASASQKLLGKATPVPDVEDCGLLAGLWEFPSLPLAQDLREEKQREALAEHLQAWIGQPVVAGDLQLVGEVVHIFSHIHQTYVVYSLSLDGDVTLEPASCPSRWVTEEEFRASAVSTAMKKVLKACEKGSSPGQGSKRKRGAKAQGTGSPGPGTQLSLRAFLRPPTAP
- the MUTYH gene encoding adenine DNA glycosylase isoform X3, translating into MSPLRAAAAAAGGLRGSGPRAAPPARRSRKGAAPRKAAPAAAPPASRHLFSDPAETETLRRNLLAWYDSCKRDLPWRTRAATEPDADRRAYAVWVSEVMLQQTQVATVIDYYNRWMQKWPTLQALAQASLEEVNELWAGLGYYSRGKRLQEAARKVVSELAGRMPRTAEDLQKLLPGVGRYTAAAIASISYGQAAGVVDGNVIRVLCRLRCIGADSSSPAVIDQLWDMANALVDRSRPGDFNQALMELGATVCVPRAPLCGECPVKQHCRARLRVEKELASASQKLLGKATPVPDVEDCGAGGCPLCPPAAEPWDSSLGVTNFPRKAAKKQPRVARAATCVLERRGCHGAPQYLIVQRPSSGLLAGLWEFPSLPLAQDLREEKQREALAEHLQAWIGQPVVAGDLQLVGEVVHIFSHIHQTYVVYSLSLDGDVTLEPASCPSRWVTEEEFRASAVSTAMKKVLKACEKGSSPGQGSKRKRGAKAQGTGSPGPGTQLSLRAFLRPPTAP